Proteins encoded together in one Deltaproteobacteria bacterium window:
- a CDS encoding winged helix-turn-helix transcriptional regulator: protein MEALAARFRALGETSRLSIIQALQDGEKCVSELVLLTGLSQPNVSRHLNVLQTAGLIGR from the coding sequence ATGGAGGCTTTGGCAGCCCGTTTCCGAGCATTGGGTGAGACAAGTAGGCTCTCTATTATTCAGGCATTACAGGATGGCGAAAAATGCGTTTCGGAGCTAGTATTGCTGACCGGCCTTAGTCAGCCAAATGTATCCAGACACCTAAATGTCCTTCAGACCGCCGGTCTGATTGGACG